One genomic window of Cannabis sativa cultivar Pink pepper isolate KNU-18-1 chromosome 2, ASM2916894v1, whole genome shotgun sequence includes the following:
- the LOC133034521 gene encoding uncharacterized protein LOC133034521 translates to MARGGGAQTRTNRDAANASNDSNRYSVLGENSRSSTANDLSNPFFLSNGDNPATVLVPKILTGSENYSTWRRSMMIALVARNKMKFVNGKIPQPDEDHEDFDAWCRCNSTVISWILHAISAEIADSIMYLDNAAEIWSELHERFNEKNAPRIYDAKKTMQNLVQGSSSVTSYFTRLKSLWDQIRELRPQPVCNCGAMKVILEQQEEDRLLEFLVGLNDSFSNVRSQILMRDPLPTVNKAYASVVQEERQRSLTSGPVGSITSSDNENSANAKCGQFLWCSSTFSIQIQLHSLWNEWTHYRSMFQVDWISTRA, encoded by the coding sequence ATGGCACGTGGTGGAGGAGCTCAAACTCGAACCAATCGAGATGCTGCTAATGCATCAAATGACTCGAACAGGTACTCTGTTCTTGGAGAGAACTCAAGATCCAGCACTGCCAATGATTTGTCAAATCCATTTTTTCTCTCGAATGGTGATAATCCAGCTACAGTTCTTGTACCAAAGATCTTAACAGGGAGTGAAAATTACAGTACCTGGAGAAGATCTATGATGATTGCTCTTGTTGCTAGAAACAAAATGAAGTTTGTTAATGGGAAGATTCCACAACCTGATGAGGATCATGAGGATTTTGATGCTTGGTGTCGATGCAACAGCACTGTAATCTCTTGGATACTTCATGCGATCTCTGCTGAAATTGCTGACAGCATTATGTATCTAGATAATGCAGCTGAGATTTGGTCAGAGTTACATGAAAGATTTAATGAAAAGAATGCTCCAAGAATTTACGATGCAAAGAAGACTATGCAGAATCTTGTGCAGGGTTCGAGCAGTGTTACTAGCTATTTTACAAGATTGAAATCGTTGTGGGATCAGATTCGTGAACTTAGACCACAACCTGTTTGTAATTGTGGTGCTATGAAGGTCATTCTTGAACAGCAGGAAGAGGATCGACTTCTTGAGTTCTTGGTTGGGTTAAATGACTCTTTCAGTAATGTAAGATCACAAATACTGATGAGAGATCCTCTCCCTACTGTAAACAAAGCATATGCCTCAGTTGTTCAAGAAGAAAGGCAAAGGAGTTTAACTTCTGGACCTGTTGGATCTATTACTTCCAGTGATAATGAGAATTCTGCTAATGCTAAGTGTGGACAATTTCTTTGGTGCAGTTCAACCTTTTCGATCCAAATTCAATTGCACTCATTGTGGAATGAATGGACACACTATAGATCGATGTTTCAGGTTG